A stretch of Brassica napus cultivar Da-Ae chromosome C6, Da-Ae, whole genome shotgun sequence DNA encodes these proteins:
- the LOC106418333 gene encoding eukaryotic translation initiation factor 4G isoform X4 codes for MSYNQSTSDRSDIQYRRTRRSTGYHQQQQQPHRSSPAGYGRGAGTGAVTDSSTNVDPCSSSKRSLEKPNNAQGWHQPRVNHSVPDNHNGPNVQSRSQVAGASGGAIPKAPTSQSTTLNTAKAPGDPFSLGPDLMKIHVTVWGPKQDLLNKAADNQLKKEGNSPSSEKTDVQVQHISLPSHMQKSPVTNIRIPSLQTPDQDPQVPHPMHFGGPNMHMQPPNVAPASFQMTLSTGNTLQIQQQVFFQDLPPSHPMHQAQGHGFATPMGAQIHPQLGQQKGPFSSPHTPVQVLHKAERKYQVGAVVEQAKQWKFKGILNKLTPQNFEKLLEQVKSVNIDNAVTLIGVVSQIFDKALMEPTFCEMYADLCFHLSGALPDFKWNGEKISFKRLFLNKCQKEFERGERGEREEEEASRVGRVGEEGQTEQEREEKRLNVRRRMLCNIRLIGELYKKKMLTERIMHACIQKLLGYDQEDPHEENIEALCKLMCTIGVMIDHDKAKVPMDAYFERMKMLSCKQELSSWARFMLVNVIDLRKNKWQESVKLEGPIPDTVGNKDSCVFLKETSTINESMDVNGFNVLPSQVESVRRLFERHPDIAVRFRAKNQLLRNSCMNSLLSLIETLCQPLEDLSNEDLIGAEIALTYVKDSGFSVDWLEKKLDQVKEMKEKEVSGLAILQVTEEKLLKLKQKCAELEALAEEQKAESSATITPLSFYDVV; via the exons ATGTCCTACAATCAGTCAACATCCGACAGAAGCGATATTCAATACCGGAGAACTAGGCGATCCACCGGCTACcatcagcagcagcaacaaccaCACCGATCTTCCCCCGCCGGTTACGGTAGGGGAGCCGGCACCGGAGCTGTGACCGACTCTTCCACCAACGTTGATCCTTGCTCATCCTCTAAACGCAG TCTTGAGAAGCCTAACAATGCTCAAGGATGGCATCAGCCTAGGGTGAATCATTCAGTTCCGGACAATCACAATGGTCCCAATGTACAGTCTCGTTCTCAAG TTGCAGGAGCGTCCGGTGGAGCTATTCCAAAGGCTCCTACTTCGCAGTCTACCACCTTGAACACAGCTAAAG CTCCTGGAGATCCTTTTTCACTTGGTCCTGACTTAATGAAG ATTCAT GTGACAGTTTGGGGACCTAAACAGGATTTACTGAATAAGGCTGCAGATAATCAGCTGAAGAAAGAGGGGAACAGTCCATCAAGTGAAAAAACAGATGTCCAAGTCCAACATATATCCCTTCCAAGTCATATGCAGAAGTCACCAGTTACAAATATCCGCATTCCTTCGTTGCAGACACCTGATCAGGATCCTCAGGTTCCTCACCCTATGCATTTCGGTGGCCCCAATATGCACATGCAGCCTCCCAATGTGGCTCCAGCCTCGTTTCAGATGACATTATCTACGGGAAATACACTTCAAATCCAGCAGCAGGTGTTTTTCCAGGACCTACCACCATCACATCCGATGCATCAGGCTCAGGGACATGGTTTTGCAACTCCTATGGGGGCTCAGATTCATCCTCAGTTGGGCCAACAAAAAGGACCTTTTTCTTCTCCCCATACTCCTGTGCAGGTGCTGCACAAAGCCGAGAGAAAATACCAAGTAGGTGCAGTTGTAGAACAAGCAAAACAATGGAAATTTAAGGGCATATTGAACAAGTTGACCCCGCAAAACTTTGAGAAACTGTTGGAGCAAGTTAAAAGTGTCAACATCGACAACGCTGTTACGCTTATTGGTGTAGTTTCACAGATATTTGACAAAGCCTTGATGGAGCCTACCTTCTGTGAGATGTATGCAGATTTGTGTTTTCATCTGTCTGGGGCGTTACCTGACTTCAAGTGGAATGGTGAAAAGATTAGCTTCAAAAGATTGTTTCTCAATAAATGTCAAAAGGAGtttgagagaggagagagaggagagagagaagaggaggaggcCAGTAGAGTTGGTAGAGTTGGTGAAGAAGGACAAACTGAGCaggaaagagaagagaagagactcAATGTTCGGAGGAGAATGCTATGTAATATTAGACTTATTGGTGAGTTATACAAGAAAAAGATGTTGACTGAGAGAATCATGCACGCATGCATCCAAAAGTTGCTCGGGTATGATCAGGAGGATCCACATGAAGAGAACATAGAAGCTCTGTGTAAGCTAATGTGTACGATAGGAGTTATGATCGATCATGACAAAGCTAAGGTCCCTATGGATGCATATTTTGAGAGAATGAAAATGCTGTCATGCAAACAAGAATTGTCTTCTTGGGCCAGGTTCATGTTAGTTAATGTCATCGATCTGAGAAAGAACAAATGGCAAGAGAGTGTGAAACTTGAAGGGCCAATTCCGGATACTGTCGGAAATAAAGATTCTTGCGTCTTTCTCAAGGAAACTTCAACGATAAATGAAAGCATGGATGTCAatgggtttaatgttttgcctTCACAA GTAGAATCTGTGAGGCGACTGTTTGAGAGACATCCAGACATTGCAGTAAGGTTTCGTGCAAAGAACCAACTTCTGAGAAATTCTTGCATGAATTCCCTTCTCAGCTTAATCGAGACACTGTGTCAACCACTTGAAGATCTCTCCAATGAGGATCTTATCGGAGCAGAGATTGCACTGACTTATGTGAAAGATTCAGGGTTTAGTGTGGATTGGTTGGAGAAGAAGCTGGACCAAGTAAAAGAAATGAAGGAGAAAGAGGTGTCTGGTTTAGCCATACTCCAAGTAACAGAGGAGAAGTTACTGAAGCTGAAGCAAAAGTGTGCTGAGCTTGAGGCTCTAGCTGAGGAGCAGAAGGCCGAGTCGTCAGCCACTATAACTCCTCTGTCATTCTACGATGTTGTTTGA
- the LOC106418333 gene encoding eukaryotic translation initiation factor 4G isoform X5 — protein sequence MSYNQSTSDRSDIQYRRTRRSTGYHQQQQQPHRSSPAGYGRGAGTGAVTDSSTNVDPCSSSKRSGSLEKPNNAQGWHQPRVNHSVPDNHNGPNVQSRSQGASGGAIPKAPTSQSTTLNTAKAPGDPFSLGPDLMKVTVWGPKQDLLNKAADNQLKKEGNSPSSEKTDVQVQHISLPSHMQKSPVTNIRIPSLQTPDQDPQVPHPMHFGGPNMHMQPPNVAPASFQMTLSTGNTLQIQQQVFFQDLPPSHPMHQAQGHGFATPMGAQIHPQLGQQKGPFSSPHTPVQVLHKAERKYQVGAVVEQAKQWKFKGILNKLTPQNFEKLLEQVKSVNIDNAVTLIGVVSQIFDKALMEPTFCEMYADLCFHLSGALPDFKWNGEKISFKRLFLNKCQKEFERGERGEREEEEASRVGRVGEEGQTEQEREEKRLNVRRRMLCNIRLIGELYKKKMLTERIMHACIQKLLGYDQEDPHEENIEALCKLMCTIGVMIDHDKAKVPMDAYFERMKMLSCKQELSSWARFMLVNVIDLRKNKWQESVKLEGPIPDTVGNKDSCVFLKETSTINESMDVNGFNVLPSQVESVRRLFERHPDIAVRFRAKNQLLRNSCMNSLLSLIETLCQPLEDLSNEDLIGAEIALTYVKDSGFSVDWLEKKLDQVKEMKEKEVSGLAILQVTEEKLLKLKQKCAELEALAEEQKAESSATITPLSFYDVV from the exons ATGTCCTACAATCAGTCAACATCCGACAGAAGCGATATTCAATACCGGAGAACTAGGCGATCCACCGGCTACcatcagcagcagcaacaaccaCACCGATCTTCCCCCGCCGGTTACGGTAGGGGAGCCGGCACCGGAGCTGTGACCGACTCTTCCACCAACGTTGATCCTTGCTCATCCTCTAAACGCAG TGGCAGTCTTGAGAAGCCTAACAATGCTCAAGGATGGCATCAGCCTAGGGTGAATCATTCAGTTCCGGACAATCACAATGGTCCCAATGTACAGTCTCGTTCTCAAG GAGCGTCCGGTGGAGCTATTCCAAAGGCTCCTACTTCGCAGTCTACCACCTTGAACACAGCTAAAG CTCCTGGAGATCCTTTTTCACTTGGTCCTGACTTAATGAAG GTGACAGTTTGGGGACCTAAACAGGATTTACTGAATAAGGCTGCAGATAATCAGCTGAAGAAAGAGGGGAACAGTCCATCAAGTGAAAAAACAGATGTCCAAGTCCAACATATATCCCTTCCAAGTCATATGCAGAAGTCACCAGTTACAAATATCCGCATTCCTTCGTTGCAGACACCTGATCAGGATCCTCAGGTTCCTCACCCTATGCATTTCGGTGGCCCCAATATGCACATGCAGCCTCCCAATGTGGCTCCAGCCTCGTTTCAGATGACATTATCTACGGGAAATACACTTCAAATCCAGCAGCAGGTGTTTTTCCAGGACCTACCACCATCACATCCGATGCATCAGGCTCAGGGACATGGTTTTGCAACTCCTATGGGGGCTCAGATTCATCCTCAGTTGGGCCAACAAAAAGGACCTTTTTCTTCTCCCCATACTCCTGTGCAGGTGCTGCACAAAGCCGAGAGAAAATACCAAGTAGGTGCAGTTGTAGAACAAGCAAAACAATGGAAATTTAAGGGCATATTGAACAAGTTGACCCCGCAAAACTTTGAGAAACTGTTGGAGCAAGTTAAAAGTGTCAACATCGACAACGCTGTTACGCTTATTGGTGTAGTTTCACAGATATTTGACAAAGCCTTGATGGAGCCTACCTTCTGTGAGATGTATGCAGATTTGTGTTTTCATCTGTCTGGGGCGTTACCTGACTTCAAGTGGAATGGTGAAAAGATTAGCTTCAAAAGATTGTTTCTCAATAAATGTCAAAAGGAGtttgagagaggagagagaggagagagagaagaggaggaggcCAGTAGAGTTGGTAGAGTTGGTGAAGAAGGACAAACTGAGCaggaaagagaagagaagagactcAATGTTCGGAGGAGAATGCTATGTAATATTAGACTTATTGGTGAGTTATACAAGAAAAAGATGTTGACTGAGAGAATCATGCACGCATGCATCCAAAAGTTGCTCGGGTATGATCAGGAGGATCCACATGAAGAGAACATAGAAGCTCTGTGTAAGCTAATGTGTACGATAGGAGTTATGATCGATCATGACAAAGCTAAGGTCCCTATGGATGCATATTTTGAGAGAATGAAAATGCTGTCATGCAAACAAGAATTGTCTTCTTGGGCCAGGTTCATGTTAGTTAATGTCATCGATCTGAGAAAGAACAAATGGCAAGAGAGTGTGAAACTTGAAGGGCCAATTCCGGATACTGTCGGAAATAAAGATTCTTGCGTCTTTCTCAAGGAAACTTCAACGATAAATGAAAGCATGGATGTCAatgggtttaatgttttgcctTCACAA GTAGAATCTGTGAGGCGACTGTTTGAGAGACATCCAGACATTGCAGTAAGGTTTCGTGCAAAGAACCAACTTCTGAGAAATTCTTGCATGAATTCCCTTCTCAGCTTAATCGAGACACTGTGTCAACCACTTGAAGATCTCTCCAATGAGGATCTTATCGGAGCAGAGATTGCACTGACTTATGTGAAAGATTCAGGGTTTAGTGTGGATTGGTTGGAGAAGAAGCTGGACCAAGTAAAAGAAATGAAGGAGAAAGAGGTGTCTGGTTTAGCCATACTCCAAGTAACAGAGGAGAAGTTACTGAAGCTGAAGCAAAAGTGTGCTGAGCTTGAGGCTCTAGCTGAGGAGCAGAAGGCCGAGTCGTCAGCCACTATAACTCCTCTGTCATTCTACGATGTTGTTTGA
- the LOC106418333 gene encoding eukaryotic translation initiation factor 4G isoform X3, producing the protein MSYNQSTSDRSDIQYRRTRRSTGYHQQQQQPHRSSPAGYGRGAGTGAVTDSSTNVDPCSSSKRSGSLEKPNNAQGWHQPRVNHSVPDNHNGPNVQSRSQGASGGAIPKAPTSQSTTLNTAKAPGDPFSLGPDLMKIHVTVWGPKQDLLNKAADNQLKKEGNSPSSEKTDVQVQHISLPSHMQKSPVTNIRIPSLQTPDQDPQVPHPMHFGGPNMHMQPPNVAPASFQMTLSTGNTLQIQQQVFFQDLPPSHPMHQAQGHGFATPMGAQIHPQLGQQKGPFSSPHTPVQVLHKAERKYQVGAVVEQAKQWKFKGILNKLTPQNFEKLLEQVKSVNIDNAVTLIGVVSQIFDKALMEPTFCEMYADLCFHLSGALPDFKWNGEKISFKRLFLNKCQKEFERGERGEREEEEASRVGRVGEEGQTEQEREEKRLNVRRRMLCNIRLIGELYKKKMLTERIMHACIQKLLGYDQEDPHEENIEALCKLMCTIGVMIDHDKAKVPMDAYFERMKMLSCKQELSSWARFMLVNVIDLRKNKWQESVKLEGPIPDTVGNKDSCVFLKETSTINESMDVNGFNVLPSQVESVRRLFERHPDIAVRFRAKNQLLRNSCMNSLLSLIETLCQPLEDLSNEDLIGAEIALTYVKDSGFSVDWLEKKLDQVKEMKEKEVSGLAILQVTEEKLLKLKQKCAELEALAEEQKAESSATITPLSFYDVV; encoded by the exons ATGTCCTACAATCAGTCAACATCCGACAGAAGCGATATTCAATACCGGAGAACTAGGCGATCCACCGGCTACcatcagcagcagcaacaaccaCACCGATCTTCCCCCGCCGGTTACGGTAGGGGAGCCGGCACCGGAGCTGTGACCGACTCTTCCACCAACGTTGATCCTTGCTCATCCTCTAAACGCAG TGGCAGTCTTGAGAAGCCTAACAATGCTCAAGGATGGCATCAGCCTAGGGTGAATCATTCAGTTCCGGACAATCACAATGGTCCCAATGTACAGTCTCGTTCTCAAG GAGCGTCCGGTGGAGCTATTCCAAAGGCTCCTACTTCGCAGTCTACCACCTTGAACACAGCTAAAG CTCCTGGAGATCCTTTTTCACTTGGTCCTGACTTAATGAAG ATTCAT GTGACAGTTTGGGGACCTAAACAGGATTTACTGAATAAGGCTGCAGATAATCAGCTGAAGAAAGAGGGGAACAGTCCATCAAGTGAAAAAACAGATGTCCAAGTCCAACATATATCCCTTCCAAGTCATATGCAGAAGTCACCAGTTACAAATATCCGCATTCCTTCGTTGCAGACACCTGATCAGGATCCTCAGGTTCCTCACCCTATGCATTTCGGTGGCCCCAATATGCACATGCAGCCTCCCAATGTGGCTCCAGCCTCGTTTCAGATGACATTATCTACGGGAAATACACTTCAAATCCAGCAGCAGGTGTTTTTCCAGGACCTACCACCATCACATCCGATGCATCAGGCTCAGGGACATGGTTTTGCAACTCCTATGGGGGCTCAGATTCATCCTCAGTTGGGCCAACAAAAAGGACCTTTTTCTTCTCCCCATACTCCTGTGCAGGTGCTGCACAAAGCCGAGAGAAAATACCAAGTAGGTGCAGTTGTAGAACAAGCAAAACAATGGAAATTTAAGGGCATATTGAACAAGTTGACCCCGCAAAACTTTGAGAAACTGTTGGAGCAAGTTAAAAGTGTCAACATCGACAACGCTGTTACGCTTATTGGTGTAGTTTCACAGATATTTGACAAAGCCTTGATGGAGCCTACCTTCTGTGAGATGTATGCAGATTTGTGTTTTCATCTGTCTGGGGCGTTACCTGACTTCAAGTGGAATGGTGAAAAGATTAGCTTCAAAAGATTGTTTCTCAATAAATGTCAAAAGGAGtttgagagaggagagagaggagagagagaagaggaggaggcCAGTAGAGTTGGTAGAGTTGGTGAAGAAGGACAAACTGAGCaggaaagagaagagaagagactcAATGTTCGGAGGAGAATGCTATGTAATATTAGACTTATTGGTGAGTTATACAAGAAAAAGATGTTGACTGAGAGAATCATGCACGCATGCATCCAAAAGTTGCTCGGGTATGATCAGGAGGATCCACATGAAGAGAACATAGAAGCTCTGTGTAAGCTAATGTGTACGATAGGAGTTATGATCGATCATGACAAAGCTAAGGTCCCTATGGATGCATATTTTGAGAGAATGAAAATGCTGTCATGCAAACAAGAATTGTCTTCTTGGGCCAGGTTCATGTTAGTTAATGTCATCGATCTGAGAAAGAACAAATGGCAAGAGAGTGTGAAACTTGAAGGGCCAATTCCGGATACTGTCGGAAATAAAGATTCTTGCGTCTTTCTCAAGGAAACTTCAACGATAAATGAAAGCATGGATGTCAatgggtttaatgttttgcctTCACAA GTAGAATCTGTGAGGCGACTGTTTGAGAGACATCCAGACATTGCAGTAAGGTTTCGTGCAAAGAACCAACTTCTGAGAAATTCTTGCATGAATTCCCTTCTCAGCTTAATCGAGACACTGTGTCAACCACTTGAAGATCTCTCCAATGAGGATCTTATCGGAGCAGAGATTGCACTGACTTATGTGAAAGATTCAGGGTTTAGTGTGGATTGGTTGGAGAAGAAGCTGGACCAAGTAAAAGAAATGAAGGAGAAAGAGGTGTCTGGTTTAGCCATACTCCAAGTAACAGAGGAGAAGTTACTGAAGCTGAAGCAAAAGTGTGCTGAGCTTGAGGCTCTAGCTGAGGAGCAGAAGGCCGAGTCGTCAGCCACTATAACTCCTCTGTCATTCTACGATGTTGTTTGA
- the LOC106418333 gene encoding eukaryotic translation initiation factor 4G isoform X6 — MSYNQSTSDRSDIQYRRTRRSTGYHQQQQQPHRSSPAGYGRGAGTGAVTDSSTNVDPCSSSKRSLEKPNNAQGWHQPRVNHSVPDNHNGPNVQSRSQGASGGAIPKAPTSQSTTLNTAKAPGDPFSLGPDLMKIHVTVWGPKQDLLNKAADNQLKKEGNSPSSEKTDVQVQHISLPSHMQKSPVTNIRIPSLQTPDQDPQVPHPMHFGGPNMHMQPPNVAPASFQMTLSTGNTLQIQQQVFFQDLPPSHPMHQAQGHGFATPMGAQIHPQLGQQKGPFSSPHTPVQVLHKAERKYQVGAVVEQAKQWKFKGILNKLTPQNFEKLLEQVKSVNIDNAVTLIGVVSQIFDKALMEPTFCEMYADLCFHLSGALPDFKWNGEKISFKRLFLNKCQKEFERGERGEREEEEASRVGRVGEEGQTEQEREEKRLNVRRRMLCNIRLIGELYKKKMLTERIMHACIQKLLGYDQEDPHEENIEALCKLMCTIGVMIDHDKAKVPMDAYFERMKMLSCKQELSSWARFMLVNVIDLRKNKWQESVKLEGPIPDTVGNKDSCVFLKETSTINESMDVNGFNVLPSQVESVRRLFERHPDIAVRFRAKNQLLRNSCMNSLLSLIETLCQPLEDLSNEDLIGAEIALTYVKDSGFSVDWLEKKLDQVKEMKEKEVSGLAILQVTEEKLLKLKQKCAELEALAEEQKAESSATITPLSFYDVV; from the exons ATGTCCTACAATCAGTCAACATCCGACAGAAGCGATATTCAATACCGGAGAACTAGGCGATCCACCGGCTACcatcagcagcagcaacaaccaCACCGATCTTCCCCCGCCGGTTACGGTAGGGGAGCCGGCACCGGAGCTGTGACCGACTCTTCCACCAACGTTGATCCTTGCTCATCCTCTAAACGCAG TCTTGAGAAGCCTAACAATGCTCAAGGATGGCATCAGCCTAGGGTGAATCATTCAGTTCCGGACAATCACAATGGTCCCAATGTACAGTCTCGTTCTCAAG GAGCGTCCGGTGGAGCTATTCCAAAGGCTCCTACTTCGCAGTCTACCACCTTGAACACAGCTAAAG CTCCTGGAGATCCTTTTTCACTTGGTCCTGACTTAATGAAG ATTCAT GTGACAGTTTGGGGACCTAAACAGGATTTACTGAATAAGGCTGCAGATAATCAGCTGAAGAAAGAGGGGAACAGTCCATCAAGTGAAAAAACAGATGTCCAAGTCCAACATATATCCCTTCCAAGTCATATGCAGAAGTCACCAGTTACAAATATCCGCATTCCTTCGTTGCAGACACCTGATCAGGATCCTCAGGTTCCTCACCCTATGCATTTCGGTGGCCCCAATATGCACATGCAGCCTCCCAATGTGGCTCCAGCCTCGTTTCAGATGACATTATCTACGGGAAATACACTTCAAATCCAGCAGCAGGTGTTTTTCCAGGACCTACCACCATCACATCCGATGCATCAGGCTCAGGGACATGGTTTTGCAACTCCTATGGGGGCTCAGATTCATCCTCAGTTGGGCCAACAAAAAGGACCTTTTTCTTCTCCCCATACTCCTGTGCAGGTGCTGCACAAAGCCGAGAGAAAATACCAAGTAGGTGCAGTTGTAGAACAAGCAAAACAATGGAAATTTAAGGGCATATTGAACAAGTTGACCCCGCAAAACTTTGAGAAACTGTTGGAGCAAGTTAAAAGTGTCAACATCGACAACGCTGTTACGCTTATTGGTGTAGTTTCACAGATATTTGACAAAGCCTTGATGGAGCCTACCTTCTGTGAGATGTATGCAGATTTGTGTTTTCATCTGTCTGGGGCGTTACCTGACTTCAAGTGGAATGGTGAAAAGATTAGCTTCAAAAGATTGTTTCTCAATAAATGTCAAAAGGAGtttgagagaggagagagaggagagagagaagaggaggaggcCAGTAGAGTTGGTAGAGTTGGTGAAGAAGGACAAACTGAGCaggaaagagaagagaagagactcAATGTTCGGAGGAGAATGCTATGTAATATTAGACTTATTGGTGAGTTATACAAGAAAAAGATGTTGACTGAGAGAATCATGCACGCATGCATCCAAAAGTTGCTCGGGTATGATCAGGAGGATCCACATGAAGAGAACATAGAAGCTCTGTGTAAGCTAATGTGTACGATAGGAGTTATGATCGATCATGACAAAGCTAAGGTCCCTATGGATGCATATTTTGAGAGAATGAAAATGCTGTCATGCAAACAAGAATTGTCTTCTTGGGCCAGGTTCATGTTAGTTAATGTCATCGATCTGAGAAAGAACAAATGGCAAGAGAGTGTGAAACTTGAAGGGCCAATTCCGGATACTGTCGGAAATAAAGATTCTTGCGTCTTTCTCAAGGAAACTTCAACGATAAATGAAAGCATGGATGTCAatgggtttaatgttttgcctTCACAA GTAGAATCTGTGAGGCGACTGTTTGAGAGACATCCAGACATTGCAGTAAGGTTTCGTGCAAAGAACCAACTTCTGAGAAATTCTTGCATGAATTCCCTTCTCAGCTTAATCGAGACACTGTGTCAACCACTTGAAGATCTCTCCAATGAGGATCTTATCGGAGCAGAGATTGCACTGACTTATGTGAAAGATTCAGGGTTTAGTGTGGATTGGTTGGAGAAGAAGCTGGACCAAGTAAAAGAAATGAAGGAGAAAGAGGTGTCTGGTTTAGCCATACTCCAAGTAACAGAGGAGAAGTTACTGAAGCTGAAGCAAAAGTGTGCTGAGCTTGAGGCTCTAGCTGAGGAGCAGAAGGCCGAGTCGTCAGCCACTATAACTCCTCTGTCATTCTACGATGTTGTTTGA
- the LOC106418333 gene encoding eukaryotic translation initiation factor 4G isoform X1 yields the protein MSYNQSTSDRSDIQYRRTRRSTGYHQQQQQPHRSSPAGYGRGAGTGAVTDSSTNVDPCSSSKRSGSLEKPNNAQGWHQPRVNHSVPDNHNGPNVQSRSQVAGASGGAIPKAPTSQSTTLNTAKAPGDPFSLGPDLMKIHVTVWGPKQDLLNKAADNQLKKEGNSPSSEKTDVQVQHISLPSHMQKSPVTNIRIPSLQTPDQDPQVPHPMHFGGPNMHMQPPNVAPASFQMTLSTGNTLQIQQQVFFQDLPPSHPMHQAQGHGFATPMGAQIHPQLGQQKGPFSSPHTPVQVLHKAERKYQVGAVVEQAKQWKFKGILNKLTPQNFEKLLEQVKSVNIDNAVTLIGVVSQIFDKALMEPTFCEMYADLCFHLSGALPDFKWNGEKISFKRLFLNKCQKEFERGERGEREEEEASRVGRVGEEGQTEQEREEKRLNVRRRMLCNIRLIGELYKKKMLTERIMHACIQKLLGYDQEDPHEENIEALCKLMCTIGVMIDHDKAKVPMDAYFERMKMLSCKQELSSWARFMLVNVIDLRKNKWQESVKLEGPIPDTVGNKDSCVFLKETSTINESMDVNGFNVLPSQVESVRRLFERHPDIAVRFRAKNQLLRNSCMNSLLSLIETLCQPLEDLSNEDLIGAEIALTYVKDSGFSVDWLEKKLDQVKEMKEKEVSGLAILQVTEEKLLKLKQKCAELEALAEEQKAESSATITPLSFYDVV from the exons ATGTCCTACAATCAGTCAACATCCGACAGAAGCGATATTCAATACCGGAGAACTAGGCGATCCACCGGCTACcatcagcagcagcaacaaccaCACCGATCTTCCCCCGCCGGTTACGGTAGGGGAGCCGGCACCGGAGCTGTGACCGACTCTTCCACCAACGTTGATCCTTGCTCATCCTCTAAACGCAG TGGCAGTCTTGAGAAGCCTAACAATGCTCAAGGATGGCATCAGCCTAGGGTGAATCATTCAGTTCCGGACAATCACAATGGTCCCAATGTACAGTCTCGTTCTCAAG TTGCAGGAGCGTCCGGTGGAGCTATTCCAAAGGCTCCTACTTCGCAGTCTACCACCTTGAACACAGCTAAAG CTCCTGGAGATCCTTTTTCACTTGGTCCTGACTTAATGAAG ATTCAT GTGACAGTTTGGGGACCTAAACAGGATTTACTGAATAAGGCTGCAGATAATCAGCTGAAGAAAGAGGGGAACAGTCCATCAAGTGAAAAAACAGATGTCCAAGTCCAACATATATCCCTTCCAAGTCATATGCAGAAGTCACCAGTTACAAATATCCGCATTCCTTCGTTGCAGACACCTGATCAGGATCCTCAGGTTCCTCACCCTATGCATTTCGGTGGCCCCAATATGCACATGCAGCCTCCCAATGTGGCTCCAGCCTCGTTTCAGATGACATTATCTACGGGAAATACACTTCAAATCCAGCAGCAGGTGTTTTTCCAGGACCTACCACCATCACATCCGATGCATCAGGCTCAGGGACATGGTTTTGCAACTCCTATGGGGGCTCAGATTCATCCTCAGTTGGGCCAACAAAAAGGACCTTTTTCTTCTCCCCATACTCCTGTGCAGGTGCTGCACAAAGCCGAGAGAAAATACCAAGTAGGTGCAGTTGTAGAACAAGCAAAACAATGGAAATTTAAGGGCATATTGAACAAGTTGACCCCGCAAAACTTTGAGAAACTGTTGGAGCAAGTTAAAAGTGTCAACATCGACAACGCTGTTACGCTTATTGGTGTAGTTTCACAGATATTTGACAAAGCCTTGATGGAGCCTACCTTCTGTGAGATGTATGCAGATTTGTGTTTTCATCTGTCTGGGGCGTTACCTGACTTCAAGTGGAATGGTGAAAAGATTAGCTTCAAAAGATTGTTTCTCAATAAATGTCAAAAGGAGtttgagagaggagagagaggagagagagaagaggaggaggcCAGTAGAGTTGGTAGAGTTGGTGAAGAAGGACAAACTGAGCaggaaagagaagagaagagactcAATGTTCGGAGGAGAATGCTATGTAATATTAGACTTATTGGTGAGTTATACAAGAAAAAGATGTTGACTGAGAGAATCATGCACGCATGCATCCAAAAGTTGCTCGGGTATGATCAGGAGGATCCACATGAAGAGAACATAGAAGCTCTGTGTAAGCTAATGTGTACGATAGGAGTTATGATCGATCATGACAAAGCTAAGGTCCCTATGGATGCATATTTTGAGAGAATGAAAATGCTGTCATGCAAACAAGAATTGTCTTCTTGGGCCAGGTTCATGTTAGTTAATGTCATCGATCTGAGAAAGAACAAATGGCAAGAGAGTGTGAAACTTGAAGGGCCAATTCCGGATACTGTCGGAAATAAAGATTCTTGCGTCTTTCTCAAGGAAACTTCAACGATAAATGAAAGCATGGATGTCAatgggtttaatgttttgcctTCACAA GTAGAATCTGTGAGGCGACTGTTTGAGAGACATCCAGACATTGCAGTAAGGTTTCGTGCAAAGAACCAACTTCTGAGAAATTCTTGCATGAATTCCCTTCTCAGCTTAATCGAGACACTGTGTCAACCACTTGAAGATCTCTCCAATGAGGATCTTATCGGAGCAGAGATTGCACTGACTTATGTGAAAGATTCAGGGTTTAGTGTGGATTGGTTGGAGAAGAAGCTGGACCAAGTAAAAGAAATGAAGGAGAAAGAGGTGTCTGGTTTAGCCATACTCCAAGTAACAGAGGAGAAGTTACTGAAGCTGAAGCAAAAGTGTGCTGAGCTTGAGGCTCTAGCTGAGGAGCAGAAGGCCGAGTCGTCAGCCACTATAACTCCTCTGTCATTCTACGATGTTGTTTGA